A single genomic interval of Chlorogloeopsis sp. ULAP01 harbors:
- the fabZ gene encoding 3-hydroxyacyl-ACP dehydratase FabZ has protein sequence MSTVTEVNTTNLPTPAPTQEQSDHSTTSKSETKTILSAEEIQKLLPHRYPFALVDRIIDYTPGKRAVGIKNVTVNEPHFQGHFPGRPIMPGVLIVEAMAQVGGVVMTQVPELEGGLFLFAGIDKVRFRRQVVPGDQLIMTVELLWVKQRRFGKMQAKAEVDGQLAAEGELMFSLVS, from the coding sequence ATGTCAACTGTCACTGAAGTAAACACAACCAATCTGCCCACGCCAGCACCTACTCAGGAGCAGTCAGATCATTCCACTACTAGTAAATCGGAAACAAAAACCATACTGTCAGCAGAAGAAATTCAGAAACTTCTACCGCACCGCTACCCCTTTGCACTGGTAGACCGGATTATTGACTACACTCCTGGAAAGCGAGCTGTAGGTATTAAAAACGTTACAGTTAATGAACCCCATTTTCAAGGTCATTTCCCAGGGCGTCCGATTATGCCAGGTGTGTTGATTGTAGAAGCGATGGCACAAGTTGGCGGTGTTGTGATGACACAAGTACCCGAATTGGAGGGTGGACTTTTTTTATTTGCTGGTATAGATAAAGTCCGCTTTCGTCGTCAGGTTGTTCCCGGAGACCAACTTATAATGACCGTGGAACTGTTGTGGGTTAAACAACGTCGTTTCGGTAAGATGCAAGCTAAGGCTGAAGTAGACGGCCAGCTTGCTGCTGAAGGTGAACTCATGTTTTCTCTTGTTAGCTAA
- the lpxC gene encoding UDP-3-O-acyl-N-acetylglucosamine deacetylase → MQQHTLAAEIIHTGVGLHSGISTQVQIFPAEVRSGRYFVRVDLPDTPIIPAQVAAVSQTVLSTQLGKGEISVRTVEHLLAALTGMGVDNARIEINGPEVPLLDGSAKVWADSIAQVGLVSQAYVEQESYLPTNEPIWVREEDAFVCAFPAPTPRFTYGIDFDLPAIGNQWYSWSPTSHPTNHASFAVEIAPARTFGLLHQIEYLQKSGLIKGGSLENALVCGPQGWLNPPLRFANEPVRHKLLDLIGDLSLVGKIPCAHFLAYKASHNLHIQLAQKISDLRQGTS, encoded by the coding sequence ATGCAACAACACACATTAGCAGCTGAAATCATCCATACAGGAGTGGGATTGCATAGTGGTATTAGTACCCAAGTGCAGATATTCCCAGCAGAAGTACGTAGTGGAAGATACTTTGTCAGGGTAGATTTACCAGATACTCCGATAATTCCAGCACAAGTCGCGGCGGTGAGTCAGACGGTTCTGTCAACTCAGCTAGGCAAAGGCGAGATAAGTGTTCGGACTGTAGAGCATTTGTTGGCAGCTTTAACTGGTATGGGTGTAGATAATGCCCGGATCGAAATCAATGGCCCAGAAGTACCACTTTTAGATGGTTCAGCAAAGGTATGGGCAGACAGTATTGCTCAGGTAGGCTTAGTTTCACAAGCTTATGTAGAGCAAGAGAGCTACTTACCCACAAATGAACCAATTTGGGTACGTGAGGAAGATGCCTTTGTGTGTGCTTTTCCGGCACCGACACCCCGCTTTACCTATGGCATTGACTTCGATCTGCCTGCTATTGGCAATCAATGGTATAGTTGGTCACCAACTTCCCATCCCACTAATCATGCCAGTTTTGCTGTTGAAATTGCTCCTGCCCGCACATTTGGTTTACTACATCAAATTGAATATTTACAAAAATCTGGGTTAATCAAGGGTGGAAGCCTAGAAAATGCTCTGGTTTGCGGGCCACAAGGCTGGCTCAATCCACCATTAAGATTTGCCAATGAACCCGTACGTCATAAACTTTTGGACTTAATAGGAGACTTGAGCTTAGTAGGAAAAATACCCTGCGCTCATTTTTTAGCATATAAAGCTAGCCACAATTTACATATCCAACTGGCACAGAAAATTTCAGATCTGCGACAAGGGACTAGTTAG